One window from the genome of Candidatus Dadabacteria bacterium encodes:
- a CDS encoding ankyrin repeat domain-containing protein, whose amino-acid sequence MNNKDIYVLAVAILVLAGAVLYTDFSEPQSGVNARDELGITLLMRAAVRGETETVRYLLKAGADIEARNKDGETAFSLWQSKHKHLTDFQEISNLLRP is encoded by the coding sequence ATGAACAACAAAGATATTTATGTATTGGCTGTGGCGATTCTTGTCTTGGCGGGAGCGGTTCTCTATACAGATTTTTCTGAGCCACAAAGCGGGGTGAATGCAAGAGATGAGTTGGGTATAACACTTCTAATGCGGGCGGCGGTCAGGGGGGAAACCGAAACAGTCCGGTATTTGCTGAAAGCAGGGGCGGATATTGAGGCAAGGAATAAAGATGGCGAAACGGCTTTTAGCCTGTGGCAAAGCAAGCACAAACACCTCACTGACTTTCAGGAAATCTCAAACTTGCTTCGTCCCTGA
- a CDS encoding ankyrin repeat domain-containing protein produces the protein MKKAIYAVIVAVLVLAGTASHATYWQQGGVNAKDEYGNTPLMHAAITGNTKVIRELLKAGADINARGITGGTALIVAAVVGQTEAIRELVKAGADIEARGNNGGTALMFAAVGGHAEAIRELLKAGADKEARDNLGNTALIVAAVGGHAEAIRQLVKAGADIEARNNDSGTALLFAAFGGHAEAIRELLKAGADKEAREDNKGRTALMVVTYNGHTEAIWELLKVGVDVNARDNDGWTALMLAAESGHTETIRVLLKAGADIDAKDNYGQTALMVAAGYGQTEAIRGLLNAGADIEARNNLGNTALLFAAFGEQTEAIRELLNAGADTEARTNNGWTALIAAADNGQTEAIRELLKAGANKRARSDAGGTAFDLWQLFQKDHPDFWRILNLLRP, from the coding sequence ATGAAAAAAGCGATTTATGCGGTGATTGTGGCGGTTCTCGTTCTGGCGGGAACGGCTTCCCATGCAACCTATTGGCAGCAGGGCGGGGTGAATGCGAAAGATGAGTATGGCAACACACCTCTGATGCATGCGGCGATTACCGGAAATACCAAAGTAATCCGAGAATTGCTGAAAGCAGGGGCGGATATTAACGCAAGGGGTATTACGGGCGGGACGGCTCTGATAGTGGCGGCGGTTGTGGGGCAAACCGAAGCAATTCGGGAGTTGGTGAAAGCGGGGGCGGATATTGAGGCAAGGGGTAATAACGGCGGGACGGCTCTGATGTTTGCGGCGGTTGGGGGGCATGCTGAAGCAATCCGGGAATTGCTGAAAGCAGGGGCGGATAAAGAGGCAAGGGATAATCTCGGCAATACGGCTCTGATAGTGGCGGCGGTTGGGGGGCATGCTGAAGCAATCCGGCAGTTGGTGAAAGCGGGGGCGGATATTGAGGCAAGGAATAATGACAGCGGGACGGCTCTGCTGTTTGCGGCGTTTGGGGGGCATGCTGAAGCAATCCGGGAGTTGCTGAAAGCAGGGGCGGATAAAGAGGCAAGGGAGGATAATAAAGGCAGGACGGCTCTGATGGTGGTGACATACAACGGGCATACCGAAGCAATATGGGAGTTGCTGAAAGTGGGGGTGGATGTCAACGCAAGGGATAATGATGGCTGGACGGCTCTGATGTTGGCGGCGGAGAGTGGGCATACCGAAACAATCCGGGTGTTGCTGAAAGCGGGGGCGGATATTGACGCAAAGGATAATTACGGCCAGACGGCTCTGATGGTGGCGGCGGGCTACGGGCAAACCGAAGCAATCCGTGGGTTGCTGAATGCGGGGGCGGATATTGAGGCAAGAAATAATCTCGGCAATACGGCTCTGCTGTTTGCGGCGTTTGGGGAGCAAACCGAAGCAATAAGGGAGTTGCTGAATGCGGGGGCGGATACAGAGGCAAGGACTAATAACGGCTGGACGGCTCTGATAGCGGCGGCGGACAACGGACAAACCGAAGCAATCCGAGAGTTGCTGAAAGCGGGGGCGAATAAGCGGGCAAGGTCGGATGCCGGTGGAACGGCTTTTGACCTGTGGCAACTCTTCCAAAAAGACCATCCTGACTTTTGGAGAATCTTAAACTTGCTCCGTCCCTAA
- a CDS encoding ankyrin repeat domain-containing protein: MDLDSELISAACSGDTEKIRKLWKEGANVNATDNDSKTTLMWAALLGHTEAVRELLKEGADVNARDKGGITALMWASNGGHTEAIRELLKEGADVNASANNGWTALMYAVATGQTEAIRELLKEGADIEARDNGGLTAFDWWQDLQTGHPAFQGISDMLKPRR, encoded by the coding sequence ATGGATCTTGATAGTGAACTGATAAGCGCGGCGTGTTCGGGGGACACCGAAAAAATACGGAAGTTGTGGAAAGAAGGAGCGAATGTCAACGCAACGGATAATGACAGCAAAACGACTCTGATGTGGGCGGCGTTGCTCGGACATACCGAAGCAGTCCGGGAGTTGCTGAAAGAGGGGGCGGATGTCAACGCAAGGGATAAAGGCGGCATAACGGCTCTGATGTGGGCATCCAACGGAGGTCACACCGAAGCAATCAGGGAGTTGTTGAAAGAGGGGGCAGATGTCAACGCAAGCGCAAACAACGGCTGGACGGCTCTGATGTATGCGGTGGCAACAGGTCAAACAGAAGCAATCCGAGAGTTGCTGAAAGAGGGCGCGGATATTGAGGCAAGGGATAATGGCGGCTTGACGGCTTTTGACTGGTGGCAAGACCTTCAAACAGGCCATCCTGCCTTTCAGGGAATCTCAGACATGCTCAAGCCCAGACGGTAA
- a CDS encoding type II toxin-antitoxin system HicB family antitoxin, with protein MKFNIVIEKDEHGYYAFCPALKGCHSQGDSPEEVLSNIKEAMELYLETLNPSPSLQPSFPHYP; from the coding sequence ATGAAGTTCAACATAGTCATTGAGAAAGACGAGCACGGATACTACGCCTTTTGTCCGGCTCTCAAGGGTTGCCACTCTCAAGGGGATTCTCCGGAAGAGGTTTTGAGCAACATCAAAGAGGCAATGGAGTTATACTTGGAAACCCTCAATCCCTCTCCTTCCCTTCAACCGTCTTTTCCACACTATCCTTAA
- a CDS encoding twin-arginine translocase TatA/TatE family subunit, producing MFGLGFGEIAVICLVAVLFMGPDDFVKLTRLAAKGIREFRVFKQEIKDSVEKTVEGKERD from the coding sequence ATGTTTGGCCTCGGCTTCGGAGAGATAGCGGTTATATGCTTGGTGGCGGTCTTATTCATGGGCCCGGATGATTTTGTGAAACTCACGCGCCTTGCCGCAAAGGGGATAAGGGAGTTTCGTGTTTTTAAGCAGGAGATTAAGGATAGTGTGGAAAAGACGGTTGAAGGGAAGGAGAGGGATTGA
- a CDS encoding MFS transporter: MSEARFSYSWVIVAAAFCLIFLNGLLLYTFGVFKPYLSDAVRLTETEVASIFSLRCIVLAISMPLAGKLSEKYDPKWVIAAGGVIASGGFFLSGYADSIAELYLFFGVMVGLGDGAFYTLPVAIISRWFKKNRALAIGIATTGLPVSGLVLSPLSARLIHDLGIKEAFFTIAAIAFALSLSGLFLRKDPPETSPSAGAGSPPADLDEGSVRAVDALRRSDFWLLYFVFWAGFNAFLIVIINLYNFSLDSGLGGIKAVNMGLFSIETVGAAIPPALIGVGSIFGRIFFSGFVLRFVREKRVLLICYLCKAGIIVPILFLSGDWIFYIFGFLFGFFYSGWIPVFPVILGNLYGLKELGSIFGFFGSGFSLAALTGPITAGLLRDSIGGYFPMFMAAVVFCLCAAALTFFVRTQPARGEGG; the protein is encoded by the coding sequence GTGAGCGAGGCAAGGTTCAGTTATTCGTGGGTGATTGTCGCCGCGGCGTTTTGCCTCATCTTTCTTAACGGGCTTCTGCTTTACACCTTCGGGGTGTTCAAGCCGTATTTAAGCGACGCCGTGCGCCTTACCGAGACCGAGGTGGCGTCCATCTTCTCTCTTCGCTGTATTGTTCTTGCAATATCAATGCCGCTTGCGGGCAAACTGTCCGAGAAATACGACCCCAAATGGGTGATAGCGGCGGGCGGGGTCATCGCTTCGGGCGGGTTTTTCCTGTCGGGGTATGCGGACAGCATTGCCGAATTGTATCTGTTTTTCGGTGTTATGGTGGGGCTCGGAGACGGCGCTTTCTACACGCTTCCGGTGGCGATAATCAGCCGCTGGTTCAAGAAAAACAGGGCGCTTGCCATCGGGATAGCCACAACGGGGCTTCCGGTCAGCGGGCTTGTGCTGTCGCCGCTCAGCGCCCGGCTCATACACGACCTGGGCATCAAGGAGGCGTTTTTCACAATCGCGGCGATAGCGTTTGCCTTGTCTCTGTCCGGGCTTTTTCTCAGAAAAGACCCGCCGGAAACCTCCCCCTCCGCCGGGGCGGGCTCGCCTCCCGCAGACCTTGACGAGGGCAGCGTCCGGGCGGTTGACGCTTTGCGGAGAAGCGATTTCTGGCTGCTGTATTTTGTTTTCTGGGCGGGGTTCAACGCGTTTCTCATTGTCATCATCAATCTTTACAACTTCTCCCTTGATTCCGGTCTCGGCGGCATCAAGGCGGTAAACATGGGGCTGTTTTCAATTGAGACGGTCGGGGCGGCGATTCCGCCCGCGCTCATAGGGGTCGGCAGCATTTTCGGGCGCATATTCTTTTCCGGTTTCGTGCTCAGGTTTGTCCGGGAGAAGAGGGTTCTGCTTATCTGTTATCTCTGTAAGGCGGGCATTATCGTGCCAATCCTTTTCCTGAGCGGCGATTGGATATTTTACATCTTCGGGTTTCTGTTCGGGTTTTTCTACAGCGGTTGGATTCCCGTTTTTCCGGTAATACTCGGCAATCTTTACGGGCTCAAGGAGCTTGGGTCAATATTCGGGTTCTTCGGAAGCGGTTTTTCCCTTGCGGCGCTCACGGGCCCGATAACCGCCGGGCTGTTGCGCGACAGTATCGGGGGGTATTTCCCTATGTTTATGGCGGCGGTGGTGTTCTGCCTGTGCGCGGCGGCGCTGACGTTTTTCGTCCGCACGCAGCCCGCGCGGGGGGAGGGGGGTTAG
- the hisS gene encoding histidine--tRNA ligase, whose product MSKTGVKSIKGFHDILPEQSRLWRSIERKAEEVFGLYGFHQIIIPTLEYSGLFEKGVGRSTDIVEKEMYSFADRDRNQSLITLRPEGTAGVVRAFIENSLDQTADGKKVYYSGSMFRRENTQKGRMREFHQIGAEFFGSSEPSADAEMIAMLWHFFKALGIESGLTMEINSIGTPEERGDFKTALRQFLEPLSGNLCNDCQRRLQTNPLRVLDCKKADCERATGNAPVMKEYLSGGSAGHFGEVKKRLNALSVPFTENGRIVRGLDYYTHTVFEVKAGDGESLGAQNTVAAGGRYDRLVEELGGRSTPAVGFAIGVERTAGLLQSSGREEKRDGPQVFVCWIGVECFDGAFELSKKLRDENVGTLIEHSESSIKSQTKKADKSGARFAVIIGAKEKQGGTVKLKNMETGDERDLPERDAVAEIIKAAKR is encoded by the coding sequence ATGTCCAAAACCGGCGTCAAATCAATCAAGGGCTTCCACGATATACTGCCGGAACAATCCCGCCTGTGGCGCAGCATTGAGAGGAAAGCCGAAGAGGTTTTCGGCCTTTACGGTTTTCATCAAATCATAATCCCGACTCTTGAATACTCCGGCCTGTTTGAGAAGGGAGTGGGGAGGTCCACGGACATTGTGGAAAAGGAGATGTATTCCTTTGCCGACAGAGACAGGAATCAATCCCTAATCACTTTGCGCCCCGAAGGGACGGCGGGGGTGGTAAGGGCGTTCATTGAGAACTCGCTTGACCAGACCGCCGACGGCAAAAAGGTGTATTACTCCGGTTCAATGTTCAGGCGCGAGAATACCCAGAAGGGCAGGATGAGGGAGTTTCATCAGATAGGGGCGGAGTTTTTCGGTTCAAGCGAGCCCTCGGCGGACGCGGAAATGATTGCAATGCTGTGGCATTTTTTCAAGGCGCTCGGAATTGAGAGCGGTCTGACCATGGAGATCAACTCCATCGGAACGCCGGAAGAAAGAGGAGATTTTAAGACCGCCCTCAGACAGTTTTTAGAGCCTCTTTCCGGCAACCTGTGCAATGACTGCCAGAGGAGGCTGCAAACAAACCCTCTGCGCGTTCTTGACTGCAAAAAGGCGGACTGCGAGCGGGCGACCGGAAACGCGCCTGTTATGAAGGAATACCTTTCAGGCGGGAGCGCCGGGCATTTCGGGGAGGTCAAAAAACGCCTCAACGCGCTTTCCGTTCCCTTTACGGAGAACGGCAGAATTGTCAGAGGGCTTGACTACTACACACACACAGTTTTTGAGGTGAAGGCGGGGGACGGAGAAAGTCTCGGCGCGCAGAACACGGTTGCCGCCGGGGGCAGATACGACCGGCTGGTTGAGGAGTTGGGAGGCCGTTCCACTCCGGCGGTTGGTTTTGCAATCGGTGTTGAGAGAACGGCCGGATTGCTTCAATCCTCCGGTCGCGAGGAAAAGCGGGACGGCCCGCAAGTGTTTGTATGCTGGATAGGGGTGGAGTGTTTTGACGGGGCTTTTGAACTGTCAAAAAAGTTGAGAGACGAGAATGTCGGAACACTGATTGAGCATTCAGAATCATCAATAAAAAGTCAGACGAAAAAAGCGGACAAGTCCGGCGCGCGTTTTGCCGTGATAATCGGGGCGAAAGAGAAACAGGGCGGGACTGTCAAACTCAAAAATATGGAAACCGGAGACGAGCGGGACCTGCCGGAGAGGGATGCGGTTGCCGAAATTATCAAGGCGGCAAAGCGGTGA
- a CDS encoding glycosyltransferase family 4 protein: protein MTRNSNSPRVCYVASPQLFSKGAYALHAARMCEAMDGLGVEFEAVFPGRFDTGGIFEYYGVRPFNLTSLPFTKHAGRQLTHGAAGAFYALANKHRFDMVLTLNIICAAILAKTGGLPVVYDAHHPPVGAAGRALFRLFQGSENLAAVSFNSGGLRRIYLEGGLDERKTVVAHNGVETGDFENRPAPEEIRKQLGIPAGRPVVCYCGNTYEGRGIEDLIEIADGMRDALFLVVGGRDRDNAPHKRAAERRGVDNFVMKGFVPHSDVPLYLLASDVLVMPYTDKATIRGGTVATEFTSPMKLFEYMAAGKPIVAASIPTALEILEDGENCALAPPGDRREFARAIRRCVDDEDFARRIARAAREKAEQYTWKNRAGKILSFTANRLK from the coding sequence ATGACAAGGAACTCAAACTCACCAAGGGTTTGCTATGTGGCAAGCCCGCAACTTTTCTCAAAGGGCGCTTACGCCCTGCATGCGGCGAGAATGTGCGAGGCGATGGACGGGCTCGGCGTTGAGTTTGAGGCGGTGTTTCCGGGGCGTTTTGACACCGGCGGGATATTTGAATACTACGGCGTCCGGCCGTTCAACCTCACCTCCCTGCCCTTCACAAAACATGCGGGCAGGCAACTCACGCACGGCGCGGCGGGCGCGTTTTACGCCCTCGCCAACAAACACCGGTTTGACATGGTTTTGACCCTCAACATAATCTGCGCCGCCATACTGGCAAAAACAGGCGGGCTTCCCGTGGTTTACGACGCCCACCACCCGCCCGTGGGCGCGGCGGGGCGGGCGCTGTTCCGCTTGTTTCAAGGGTCTGAAAATCTCGCCGCCGTCTCGTTCAACAGCGGCGGACTGCGCCGCATATACCTTGAGGGCGGGCTTGACGAACGGAAAACGGTCGTGGCGCACAACGGCGTTGAAACCGGAGATTTTGAGAACCGCCCCGCGCCGGAGGAGATCAGAAAACAACTGGGCATCCCCGCAGGCAGGCCGGTGGTGTGCTACTGCGGCAACACTTACGAGGGAAGAGGGATTGAAGACCTGATTGAAATTGCGGACGGAATGAGAGACGCGCTCTTTCTGGTTGTGGGCGGAAGAGACCGCGACAACGCGCCCCACAAAAGGGCGGCGGAGCGGCGGGGCGTTGACAACTTCGTGATGAAGGGCTTTGTTCCGCATTCCGATGTGCCGCTTTACCTGCTCGCCTCCGATGTGCTTGTGATGCCATACACCGACAAAGCGACCATACGGGGCGGCACGGTGGCGACGGAGTTCACCTCGCCGATGAAACTGTTTGAATACATGGCGGCGGGCAAACCCATAGTGGCGGCCTCCATCCCTACCGCGCTTGAGATTCTGGAAGACGGCGAAAACTGCGCCCTCGCCCCGCCCGGAGACCGGCGGGAGTTCGCTCGGGCAATCCGCAGGTGTGTTGACGATGAGGATTTTGCCCGCCGCATAGCCCGCGCGGCGCGCGAAAAAGCGGAGCAATACACATGGAAAAACAGGGCGGGGAAAATCCTCTCATTCACGGCGAACAGGCTCAAATGA
- a CDS encoding DUF3943 domain-containing protein — protein sequence MEKQGGENPLIHGEQAQMKQLSAKTRPFAAVRSGGMRAMLIAVFAATAAFTPPAMAQDPVGANSAEAKPQKTVISRDFIKDSAIYYGSIWAFRFFYVRNKNARIYDTSLSKWWDNIARAPVTDDGDEFFTNYVVHPFAGYVSYLYYRQMGYGFWGSALGSALQSAMFEYTVEGLVETPSLPDLISTPALGVLVGAAAEKTSDWLAGMGNPVATFLAHGLNPMRNFVKDGRVVLINPLRRSFEYSQSFDTSNLPHKRRAVEEPQPHSFRSALPRGYAGARLEVAARKDAPGQIILYNIGAEMPSEDYGKSAYVFFNQSGVNNLGGDHARDGYELSNFTAGGKFLLAKTSSYWAALGIEAHLPTVYKDNVNRLETITSLYKRNLPVYVEDAWSVAPFAGAAVRAGPVSLEAHTSVVFLRKAEKFEGDGSETILRYGAALGVSLPRSLRVSAEITGNRIASSLENGRKSNAYFTAGLRFGGFVSPSVAVQIPVAGDDEKQFSQSVITQIQVRF from the coding sequence ATGGAAAAACAGGGCGGGGAAAATCCTCTCATTCACGGCGAACAGGCTCAAATGAAACAGTTGTCCGCAAAAACACGACCGTTTGCGGCGGTCCGCAGCGGCGGGATGCGGGCAATGCTCATTGCGGTGTTTGCCGCAACGGCGGCGTTTACACCGCCCGCAATGGCGCAAGACCCCGTAGGGGCAAACTCCGCGGAGGCAAAACCGCAGAAAACCGTTATCAGCCGCGACTTCATCAAAGACAGCGCGATTTACTACGGCTCAATATGGGCGTTCAGGTTCTTCTATGTGCGAAACAAAAATGCCCGGATTTACGACACCTCGCTATCCAAGTGGTGGGACAACATCGCCCGCGCGCCCGTAACCGATGACGGAGACGAGTTCTTCACAAACTATGTCGTGCATCCGTTTGCGGGATATGTTTCCTATCTTTACTACAGGCAAATGGGCTACGGATTCTGGGGCTCCGCCCTGGGCTCCGCGCTTCAGAGCGCGATGTTTGAATACACCGTTGAAGGGCTCGTGGAGACCCCCTCGCTGCCGGACTTAATCTCAACCCCGGCTCTGGGTGTTTTGGTCGGGGCGGCGGCGGAAAAAACATCCGACTGGCTGGCGGGCATGGGCAATCCGGTCGCAACATTTCTCGCGCACGGGCTTAACCCTATGAGAAACTTCGTCAAAGACGGAAGGGTGGTTCTTATAAACCCGCTTCGGAGAAGTTTTGAGTATTCGCAGAGTTTTGACACATCAAACCTGCCGCACAAACGGCGGGCGGTTGAGGAGCCGCAGCCGCACTCCTTCCGTTCGGCGCTGCCGAGGGGGTATGCCGGGGCGCGCCTTGAGGTCGCGGCGCGTAAAGACGCTCCGGGGCAGATCATTCTTTACAACATCGGCGCGGAAATGCCCTCGGAGGATTACGGCAAAAGCGCTTATGTGTTCTTCAACCAGTCCGGCGTTAACAACCTTGGCGGCGACCACGCGCGGGACGGCTATGAACTGTCAAACTTCACCGCCGGAGGCAAGTTTCTTCTCGCAAAAACATCCTCATACTGGGCGGCCCTCGGAATTGAGGCGCACCTGCCGACCGTCTATAAGGACAATGTGAACAGACTTGAGACGATAACATCGCTGTATAAACGGAATTTGCCGGTTTACGTTGAAGACGCATGGTCGGTCGCCCCGTTTGCGGGCGCGGCGGTTCGCGCGGGGCCCGTTTCGCTTGAGGCGCACACAAGCGTTGTGTTTCTCCGCAAGGCGGAAAAGTTTGAGGGGGACGGCTCGGAAACCATACTGCGCTACGGGGCGGCTCTGGGAGTTTCGCTTCCCCGCTCATTGCGGGTTTCGGCGGAGATAACGGGAAACCGCATCGCCTCCTCGCTGGAAAACGGGCGAAAAAGCAACGCCTACTTTACCGCGGGCTTGAGATTCGGGGGGTTTGTTTCGCCCTCGGTCGCCGTTCAGATACCGGTTGCCGGGGACGATGAGAAACAGTTTTCACAATCGGTCATAACGCAGATTCAGGTCAGGTTCTGA
- a CDS encoding GYD domain-containing protein: MQRYIMLSTLTDEGRKTVKMRPERIKEVNKEIERMGAKVIAQYAVLGLYDFVNIIEAPDNDTITRISVELGSRGTVQLLTLSAIPIDKFERQLAGD, encoded by the coding sequence ATGCAGAGATACATAATGCTCAGCACGCTCACCGACGAGGGGCGCAAAACCGTCAAGATGCGCCCCGAGCGCATAAAAGAGGTCAACAAAGAGATAGAAAGAATGGGCGCGAAGGTTATCGCGCAGTATGCGGTGCTGGGGCTTTACGATTTCGTCAACATTATAGAGGCCCCCGACAACGACACCATAACAAGGATATCGGTTGAACTCGGCTCAAGAGGAACGGTTCAACTGCTTACGCTTTCCGCCATACCGATAGACAAGTTTGAGCGCCAGCTGGCCGGGGATTAA
- the trxA gene encoding thioredoxin — MAEDTVIELNDSVFESEVLGSDTPVLVDFWAPWCGPCKAIAPSVKQISVDFAGRLKVGKVNVDENTDTSVKFGIRSIPTLLIFKDGEIVDQIIGAVSREEIEQSINKIL, encoded by the coding sequence ATGGCTGAAGACACGGTTATAGAACTCAACGATTCGGTTTTTGAGAGCGAGGTTTTGGGAAGCGACACCCCGGTGCTGGTTGATTTCTGGGCTCCGTGGTGCGGCCCGTGCAAGGCGATAGCGCCCTCGGTGAAACAGATCTCCGTGGATTTTGCGGGCAGGTTGAAAGTGGGCAAGGTCAATGTGGATGAAAACACCGACACATCCGTAAAGTTTGGAATCCGCAGCATTCCCACACTGCTCATATTCAAAGACGGCGAAATCGTTGACCAGATAATCGGCGCGGTTTCCCGTGAAGAGATAGAGCAGTCAATCAACAAAATCCTTTAA
- a CDS encoding class II fumarate hydratase codes for MSKKTRIESDSMGKMKVPADAFYGAQTARAVENFPISGRTLPPVFTAAMGMIKMAAAQTNMELGLLSKRAGGAIVKAAREVAEGKLDEHFVVDVFQTGSGTSANMNTNEVIANRANKILGSKSAVHPNDHVNMGQSSNDVIPSAIHISALTETEKSLLPALLRLEKSLARKARAFGGVVKIGRTHLQDATPVTLGQEFGGWAAMVSNRARDVKSAADGLRELALGGTAVGTGINTHRNFGAIAAKKISRLAGTRFTEAKNHFEAQGSKDAVVQMSGSLKTLAASLMKIANDIRFLGSGPRCGLGEIMLPAIQPGSSIMPGKVNPVMAESLAQVCAQVTGNDTAITIGGQSGNFELNVMMPMMADNLLESVSLLSAACGAFAEKCVDGIEADKARCGESIEKSLAMCTSLAPVIGYDRAAAIAKEAYEKGKTVREVAVERKILPQKEIDSLLDPRSMTAPSGGKR; via the coding sequence ATGAGCAAAAAAACAAGAATTGAATCCGACTCCATGGGAAAGATGAAAGTCCCCGCGGACGCCTTCTACGGGGCGCAGACCGCAAGGGCGGTTGAAAATTTCCCCATAAGCGGCCGGACGCTGCCGCCCGTTTTCACGGCGGCGATGGGAATGATAAAAATGGCTGCGGCGCAAACCAACATGGAACTCGGGCTATTGAGCAAACGCGCGGGGGGAGCCATTGTGAAGGCGGCGCGCGAGGTGGCGGAAGGCAAACTTGACGAACACTTTGTTGTTGACGTGTTCCAGACCGGTTCGGGAACATCCGCAAATATGAACACCAATGAGGTCATAGCGAACAGGGCAAACAAAATCCTCGGAAGCAAGTCCGCCGTCCACCCCAACGACCATGTCAACATGGGACAGTCAAGCAACGATGTAATCCCGTCCGCAATTCACATATCGGCGCTGACGGAGACGGAGAAATCCCTCCTTCCCGCCCTGCTCCGGCTTGAAAAATCCCTCGCCCGCAAGGCGCGCGCCTTCGGAGGTGTGGTGAAGATAGGCAGAACCCACCTTCAGGACGCAACCCCGGTAACGCTCGGACAGGAATTCGGGGGCTGGGCGGCGATGGTTTCAAACAGGGCGCGGGACGTAAAGAGCGCGGCGGACGGGCTCAGGGAACTCGCCCTCGGCGGAACGGCGGTCGGCACGGGAATAAACACCCACCGGAATTTCGGCGCGATTGCGGCGAAGAAGATAAGCCGCCTTGCGGGAACGCGCTTTACCGAGGCAAAAAACCACTTTGAAGCCCAGGGGAGCAAAGACGCCGTGGTTCAAATGAGCGGCTCGCTTAAAACTCTCGCCGCAAGTCTGATGAAAATTGCAAACGACATACGTTTTCTGGGAAGCGGCCCGCGCTGCGGACTGGGCGAAATTATGCTCCCCGCAATTCAGCCCGGCTCATCAATAATGCCGGGGAAAGTCAACCCCGTGATGGCGGAGTCTCTCGCTCAGGTCTGCGCGCAAGTAACAGGCAACGACACGGCGATAACAATCGGCGGGCAGAGCGGCAATTTTGAACTCAACGTCATGATGCCGATGATGGCGGACAACCTTCTGGAGTCGGTTTCCCTGCTGTCTGCGGCGTGCGGGGCGTTTGCGGAAAAATGCGTGGACGGCATAGAGGCCGACAAAGCAAGGTGCGGCGAGTCCATTGAGAAAAGCCTCGCCATGTGCACAAGCCTCGCGCCCGTTATCGGTTACGACCGCGCCGCAGCCATTGCAAAAGAGGCGTATGAAAAAGGGAAAACCGTAAGAGAGGTCGCCGTGGAGCGGAAAATCCTTCCCCAGAAGGAGATTGACTCCCTGCTTGACCCGCGCTCCATGACCGCGCCCTCAGGCGGGAAGAGATGA